Proteins encoded together in one Lathyrus oleraceus cultivar Zhongwan6 chromosome 5, CAAS_Psat_ZW6_1.0, whole genome shotgun sequence window:
- the LOC127085930 gene encoding pentatricopeptide repeat-containing protein At5g42450, mitochondrial, whose protein sequence is MKNIVSRFYIPPWITPNFLSCGYTTKTIHAHHKINVLQTEFQPNGFDSTTFDVACNMFDEMSELTVQSATNIISGFSRRHFHEDAIYLFSRMFASTIRPSEFTFGTVLHSSTRLGNVVVGKQLHGCAIKTGLGSNVFVGSALVDLYVKLSTIEEAQMAFEDTRYPNVVSYTTLIGGYLKTEKFEDALRVFHEMPERNVVSWNAMVGGYSKTGHNEEAVKFFIDMLREGFVPNESTFPCVISAASSIASLGIGRSFHACAIKFLGKLNEFVGNSLISFYAKCGSMEESLLVFDKIYKRNVVSWNAVICGYAHNGRGVEAISLFERMRSVGIKPNRVSLLGLLLACNHAGLVDEGYSYFNKATIESPDLLKPEHYACMVDMLARSGRFTEAQGFIHRMPFNPGIGFWKAILGGCQIHNNLDLGELAARSILALDPDDVSSYVMLSNAYSAAGRWSDVSRLRTEMKEKGMMRIPGSSWIEVSGKVHAFLKADENHDKKDEIYVLLSIFFVHLRENENSDWLNNCFDFSAV, encoded by the coding sequence ATGAAAAACATAGTTTCTAGATTCTATATACCTCCATGGATCACACCCAATTTTCTTTCCTGTGGCTATACAACTAAAACCATTCATGCCCATCATAAAATCAATGTTTTACAAACAGAGTTTCAACCAAATGGGTTTGATTCAACCACTTTCGATGTTGCCTGCAACATGTTTGATGAAATGTCTGAGTTAACTGTTCAATCAGCTACTAATATAATAAGTGGTTTCTCCAGGCGGCATTTCCATGAAGATGCTATTTATCTTTTTTCCAGAATGTTTGCATCGACGATCAGGCCAAGTGAGTTCACTTTTGGAACTGTGCTTCATTCTTCGACCCGGcttggaaatgttgttgttggTAAACAGCTTCATGGCTGTGCTATTAAAACTGGGCTTGGCAGTAATGTGTTTGTTGGTAGTGCACTTGTTGATTTGTATGTGAAGTTGAGTACTATAGAGGAAGCGCAAATGGCTTTTGAGGATACTCGGTATCCTAATGTGGTGTCTTATACGACGTTGATTGGTGGTTATTTGAAGACGGAAAAGTTTGAAGATGCTTTGCGGGTTTTCCACGAGATGCCAGAGAGAAATGTTGTCTCGTGGAATGCGATGGTTGGTGGGTATAGTAAAACAGGACATAATGAAGAGGCTGTGAAGTTTTTTATTGACATGCTTAGAGAAGGGTTTGTTCCGAATGAATCTACGTTTCCTTGTGTGATTTCTGCAGCTTCTAGTATTGCTTCACTTGGAATTGGGAGAAGTTTTCATGCGTGTGCAATCAAGTTTTTGGGTAAACTTAATGAATTTGTTGGTAATTCGCTTATTAGCTTTTATGCAAAGTGTGGAAGCATGGAAGAAAGTCTCTTGGTGTTTGATAAGATTTATAAAAGGAATGTAGTGTCGTGGAATGCTGTGATATGTGGTTATGCGCACAATGGAAGAGGTGTTGAGGCAATAAGCTTGTTCGAAAGAATGCGTTCTGTAGGCATCAAACCGAATAGGGTATCCCTATTAGGACTACTCTTGGCTTGTAATCATGCCGGTCTTGTTGACGAGGGTTACTCGTATTTCAATAAAGCTACGATTGAGAGTCCCGATTTGTTAAAACCTGAGCATTATGCTTGCATGGTTGACATGCTTGCTCGCTCTGGACGTTTTACAGAAGCTCAGGGCTTCATTCATCGTATGCCTTTCAATCCAGGAATCGGATTTTGGAAGGCAATACTTGGGGGATGCCAAATCCACAATAACCTGGATTTAGGGGAGCTTGCTGCAAGAAGTATTTTGGCGTTGGATCCTGACGATGTATCGTCATATGTTATGTTGTCAAATGCTTATTCTGCGGCAGGCAGGTGGTCAGATGTGTCAAGATTAAGGACAGAGATGAAGGAAAAAGGGATGATGAGGATTCCAGGTAGCAGTTGGATTGAAGTCAGCGGCAAAGTTCACGCCTTTCTTAAAGCAGACGAGAATCATGATAAAAAGGATGAAATTTACGTGCTCCTAAGCATTTTCTTTGTGCATTTAAGAGAAAATGAGAATTCCGATTGGCTCAACAATTGTTTTGATTTCAGTGCCGTATAA
- the LOC127085929 gene encoding cysteine-rich receptor-like protein kinase 10, producing the protein MIRNSDCSSRRMFHLLWLFTIKFTYLFYFVVGQNNTNSQELLDYRYACLDQSSIAPSTTYQTNLNNLISSLSSDSATSNGFGNRTSGSDQNNIVYGQYLCRGDVNTSLCHSCVQNSSRLLKQHCPNNASAILWYPFCLLRYSNQNFFGNLTIRPRIPMFDATQNLTSAGEFDSDARILMNGLIQMGSQTPLMFGMHMFNINGTQRRYGWVQCSRDITSEECGTCLSNMLEDVENCCEEKKVWRVFSPSCIMMYETQPFFINDTVSNAPVPQQAKEKDGTKSWIIIVIVVIGTVVAAILALSTYYLCCLKHRKNRRNYMQNLSPIFPQDQSDIEETGNTDLSIMPLNTILKSTNNFSDEYKLGKGGFGTVYKGVLADGREIAVKRLSKTSVQGVEELKNEIILIAKLQHRNLVRLLACCIEQNEKLLIYEYLPNSSLDFHLFDTVKGAQLDWKQRLNIINGIAKGLLYLHEDSRLRVIHRDLKASNILLDHEMNPKISDFGLARTFGGDQDEASTIRIVGTYGYMAPEYAMEGLFSVKSDVFSFGVLLLEIISGRKCSKFYLSEDGPSLLIYAWNLWRERKEIELMDPLIEKTCVPDEYLKCIQIALLCVQEDAADRPTMSSVVHMLVSDTQTLPGPTRPAFSIGRAVAERAVVDRESSSNTSISANEVTLSELSPR; encoded by the exons ATGATCAGAAACAGTGATTGTAGCAGCAGAAGAATGTTTCATCTATTATGGTTATTTACCATCAAATTCACATACCTTTTCTATTTTGTTGTAGGccaaaacaacaccaattcaCAAGAGCTACTTGATTATAGATATGCTTGTTTGGACCAATCTTCTATTGCTCCCTCTACAACATATCAGACAAACCTCAACAATTTAATCTCTTCATTATCATCAGATTCTGCAACAAGCAATGGTTTTGGAAATAGAACTTCAGGTAGTGATCAAAACAATATAGTTTACGGACAATACCTGTGTCGCGGCGATGTTAATACAAGTCTCTGTCATTCATGTGTCCAAAACTCTAGCAGATTGTTGAAACAACACTGTCCTAATAATGCTTCAGCAATTTTGTGGTACCCTTTTTGTCTTCTGAGGTACTCGAATCAGAACTTCTTCGGTAACCTTACTATAAGACCAAGGATTCCTATGTTTGATGCAACACAGAATTTGACTAGTGCTGGTGAATTTGATAGTGATGCGAGGATTTTGATGAACGGTTTGATACAAATGGGGTCACAGACACCTTTGATGTTTGGTATGCATATGTTTAACATAAATGGTACTCAGAGACGGTACGGTTGGGTGCAGTGTAGTAGAGATATTACTAGTGAGGAATGCGGAACTTGTTTGAGTAATATGCTCGAGGATGTTGAGAATTGTTGCGAGGAGAAGAAAGTGTGGAGAGTTTTTTCTCCAAGTTGTATTATGATGTATGAAACTCAGCCGTTTTTTATAAATGATACAGTTTCTAATGCTCCTGTGCCTCAACAAG CCAAAGAAAAGGACGGAACGAAGTCATGGATCATAATAGTCATTGTAGTAATCGGAACAGTAGTAGCAGCTATACTGGCTTTGAGCACATACTACTTATGCTGCTTAAAGCATAGAAAAA ATAGAAGAAATTATATGCAAAACCTTAGTCCAATCTTTCCTCAAGATCAGTCTGATATCGAGGAGACAGGAAATACTGACCTATCAATAATGCCTTTGAATACCATTCTGAAAAGTACTAATAATTTTAGTGATGAATATAAATTAGGGAAAGGTGGATTTGGAACTGTCTACAAG GGTGTTTTAGCTGATGGAAGGGAAATTGCTGTTAAAAGGCTTTCAAAAACATCAGTTCAAGGTGTGGAggaattaaaaaatgaaataatattgaTTGCCAAATTGCAGCATCGAAACCTTGTGAGACTATTGGCTTGCTGCATTGAGCAAAATGAAAAGCTTCTTATCTATGAATACTTGCCTAATTCAAGCCTTGATTTCCACCTATTTG ATACGGTGAAGGGAGCACAACTAGATTGGAAACAGCGATTAAATATTATTAATGGGATTGCAAAAGGGCTTCTATATCTTCATGAAGACTCTAGGCTCAGAGTTATTCATAGAGACCTGAAGGCTAGCAATATACTGTTAGATCATGAAATGAATCCAAAAATATCAGACTTTGGACTGGCGAGAACATTTGGAGGAGACCAGGATGAAGCAAGTACAATCAGAATCGTAGGAACTTA TGGATACATGGCTCCAGAATATGCTATGGAAGGATTATTTTCAGTGAAGTCAGATGTTTTCAGCTTTGGAGTTCTTTTGCTAGAGATCATAAGTGGAAGAAAATGCAGCAAATTCTATCTTTCAGAGGATGGACCAAGCCTTCTCATATAT GCATGGAACCTTTGGCGTGAAAGAAAAGAAATAGAGTTGATGGATCCTTTGATAGAAAAGACATGTGTACCTGATGAATATCTGAAGTGTATACAGATTGCACTATTGTGTGTACAAGAAGATGCAGCAGACAGACCTACAATGTCAAGTGTTGTTCACATGCTTGTAAGTGACACACAGACTCTTCCCGGCCCTACACGCCCTGCATTTTCTATTGGAAGAGCTGTCGCCGAACGGGCTGTTGTTGACCGAGAGTCTTCATCAAATACTTCTATCTCTGCCAATGAAGTAACCTTGTCTGAATTGAGTCCTAGATGA
- the LOC127081689 gene encoding uncharacterized protein LOC127081689, with protein MLRVQALSILCTPHPFLDFSCLYPIQDKVDPCCGTNDQISDDASFDFDNFAFIQDNLDPYCSTKKHINNDTVLDFDVFAPAQDKSQSHCSTNQQIQKSDEENNEEQEFSFACTDVKGMHIFADDIFENGKMRALLPTFDQSLQLFPTINNNASHIRHPLKNIFIKNYVSPQSISSGISKETQNEILQNTTMKASSECYEKSNSTGSSNLWRFRQNLDLRSNSDHKDSFVILNPSESKTSIKPNVENIIIKKRKGEKPKNTLTAYYEKLYVTNKARKGSNKRRSLLPYKHGLFGFFTNMHELSRNLHPF; from the coding sequence ATGTTAAGGGTGCAAGCACTATCAATCCTTTGTACACCTCACCCTTTCCTTGATTTTTCTTGCTTATATCCTATTCAAGATAAAGTTGATCCATGTTGTGGCACAAATGACCAAATAAGTGACGATGCTTCTTTTGATTTTGATAACTTTGCTTTCATCCAAGATAATCTTGATCCATATTGTAGCACAAAAAAACACATTAACAACGACACTGTATTAGATTTTGATGTCTTTGCTCCCGCTCAAGATAAATCTCAATCGCATTGTAGCACAAATCAACAAATTCAAAAAAGCGACGAAGAAAATAATGAAGAACAAGAATTTAGTTTTGCATGCACCGATGTTAAAGGAATGCATATATTTGCCGATGACATATTTGAAAATGGAAAAATGAGAGCATTACTGCCTACTTTTGACCAATCGCTTCAATTATTCCCCACCATAAATAACAATGCTTCACATATTCGACATCCTCTAAAGAACATCTTTATTAAGAATTATGTAAGTCCACAATCAATATCGAGTGGTATTTCTAAAGAAACTCAAAATGAGATATTGCAAAATACTACAATGAAGGCTTCAAGTGAGTGTTACGAGAAAAGCAACTCAACAGGATCATCAAATCTCTGGAGATTTAGACAAAATTTGGATCTTCGAAGTAACAGTGACCATAAGGATTCTTTTGTTATATTGAATCCTTCAGAGTCAAAAACGTCAATAAAGCCCAATGTAGAAAACATCATTATTAAAAAGAGGAAAGGTGAAAAACCCAAAAATACATTAACGGCTTATTATGAGAAGCTTTATGTGACAAATAAAGCAAGAAAAGGGAGCAATAAACGAAGATCACTTTTGCCATACAAACACGGGCTATTCGGATTCTTTACCAATATGCATGAGTTGAGTAGAAACCTGCACCCCTTTTGA